The genomic window GGAATCACAGTAGTATTGGTCTATTATTATTGGGTTTGACACATTTTCCATAAGAATATTCTGAAACGTGATCTTCGACGCAAAACCTGCCCCACCCTAATAAAAATTGCAGGCAACAGATTTGTGTGAGTATGAAATGGGGGAAGTTATATATAACTTGGTGAAAAATGTGAGATGAAGAAAGTTACCTGCCATGTTTTGATTCTCACCCCATTGTCAGTGTTGGAAAGGTAAGCTCCATTAACGTATATATCTTGCGCCTTCTCCCATACATTTGATTTTCCCAAGCTTCcaatactgaaaataaaaaccAGTGTCAATTAACATTTGTTCTCTTCTTATTCTTAATGTGTTTGTGAACTGGAAATGAAAACTACTTTCACCTGATGCCATGGCCTGGACCACATGTAATGTTTCTGATCCACACCCGTGAAGAATTTCGGACTATTGAGATGCAGTCATCTCCTGAAACCAAACATTATGCAGGGAATTATTTTCTTTTGACAAATTACTAGAATGCATACTTTGTACTTTGTACCATTTTTCCTCAAAGTAACATGCATGACATTCCGCATGTCCCAAATTCCAATCATTGGTATGTGTATATTAATCTAAAACATGAACAACCACTATCTAATAATTGCACGATTACTATCAAAAGTTACATGTTAATATTACCCTAGAAAGAAATCATAATAACTTTTTCTTTTAGGCCAACACACCTGTTCTAATTAGGGTATCTCTGACCTCAACACCCTTACATACGCTAATGTGGACTCCATCGGTATTAGGGCTTGAAGGAGGTGCTAACACTCTAAGATGGGATGCAACAACCCGCATGCAACTAGTGAATGCCAAGTGCATTTGCTGGCTATTTAACAGGGTAAGGTTCTTCACTTTCAGGTTCTTGCATTTATGAAAAGTGAGGGCCTGCAGTGTAAATGTGGTTTCATTTAATACCAGGCACCGAATAATATGTTACTACCTCCATGTTAAATAACTGTCACTAACCGTTGGAGCAGGATGGCATGGCTGCAAAAAGGACACATTTTGAAGACACTTTCAGTTACCCAGATGATTAGACTTGAAGTAAACATGAATTTAAGGTTGTAAGGAGCTAGGCAATACAATTGTGGAGTTGGTCTTGCATGATCTGGCCCACCATTCATGTCCCATTCCATTGATGCTTCCACCACCTTCTACAGTAAGGTGATTCACCCCATGGAAGTAAAGCCACTTGCGCTGATTTAAGCCATTCCATACTGCAGGGTCTTTTGGAGCTACTATTGTACCTAAAATCTTTAAGAACATCAAGTAGATAAAAAGTTTTACATAAGTGTGTGTATAGTCAATGCAGATGCTAAGATTTACATGTGTATACGAGAGATTTGATTCTTTATTTGTGCATACCCTTAATGTGATCTTTGATTTACAATGCCCAGCAATGTCAACTGGATAGATAAGAAAAGTTTTCCCGTATGGAACATCAACATTCGCAAACCCAGGGAAAGAACAAGCAGTTTTCCAAGCTTCTAGGAATGACTGAAAACAAGGTAAAGTGATGGTTACCAAATATGGAATAGGGTTGAAAGGAAACAACTTTGAGATTACCTGGGTGTCATTATGAAGGCCATCCCCTTTAGCAGCAAAATCAACGACAGAAATGACCCGTCGAGATCTGGGTCGAGTTCGGGTTCTGGTTCTGGTAAAGGTGGAACGTGGCAGCTGGATAAGAGGGTCAAAGGCTTCTGCGCGTTCGGTGAGATATTGAGTGACAAGTATTGTTACCACATGAATGAAGATAACGATTGTTGTTTTTGAGGATGAACAATATCCCAGGTTCTTCATTCTCTGTCAGATTCAGGCCATTCTTGGTTTCCAATCATTCACTCAGAAATCAGAATCTAACACTACCGACATTTTGTCAATTGTTACACAAGAGTTTAGATGAGGCCCAAACCTGCTTTTAAGATCACACTACATAAAGTTAAGTATCACTTATTCACTTGGTCAATGATGGGAGTTGTTATTAAAAGGAAATCATTGATTAGTGTTGgttaaataaaactaattaatattaatatagtTCCTTTAGAAGACAAATGGAAATATAGGTGTTATATTTGGCTTGTGCCCAATACTCGTGAAAGACGAAAGTTCCTTACTATGTACTCTCACAATCTTCACTTATTATTTTTAGTCCATACATGATACAACTGATATAAGTCCTGCTACTCTTTTTTTGGTTCTCTTGAAATTTCCTTCTTGTTTTACTTgtgcttctctctctctcctgccTTGTATAAGATGCATGAAATATTGCCTACAAAATACAAATCcctcactttttcttttttgatgaGTGGTTAGTTATGGATCTCTGAAGATGAGAGAAAAGCCAAATAAATCGGCAAAGCGGAGGTTTTGTGTAAACCGGCCGGTTCGAAGCtcctttttgttttcctttttcaaaacgacgtcgttttgggtcttaaaaaaaaaaaacacgaaaCACTAGAATACCTCCCCAATCCCCATCCCCATTGACCCATTCCCCTCAACAGCACCCATTCCCCAGTAAGGCAGCAAGCTAGCAACACCTCCAGGCTCCAATCCCGCCGGCCGTCTCGTCGTCTTGATGCGGCTTCGACGACATCCGCTGCTCGCAGGTCGTCTTCTCCGTCGCGGTTCTTTGCTTTCCGGCACCTTGCTCCGCGTCGGCGGCGCTGTCGTCGCGTCCTCTCCGTCCACTGCCTCCTCTCTCGGACAGGTCGGTGGTCTCATCATTCCTCACTTCTCTAAGATCTGCATTATGCCATTATCTCTGTTTTTTAGTTATTCTGTTCTGTTTATGTTAAATGATTAATTATAACtggttgaatttgttgattcttgATTATGAATTTGTTGATTCTTGATTATGAATTTActgaatttgttgaattttttattGAGCATCTGTTTAGTGTAGTGATAGTTTTTTTCTGTTGAACTACTATGGTGTTGCTTTTAAATGTATGTTGAATTGAATGGTTATTTTCAAGTTGAATGCAACCATTTTACTTGTAGTTAGGGCTTGTTATCCATTTTTCAATTTCTCATGGTTGTTTGTCTTAGTTAGGCACCAatcttatttataatttaaatcatTCGGCAAATTTAGGCTTGAAAACATGTTGGCAAAACTGGTTTTATGTCCAAAACAGGTTTTAGTGAATGCATATATGGTTGTTTTTGTCTTGCCTAACAGGAACCCTTTGAAGTTTGAATTGAACAGTTGAAAATAGGTTATACTCCCCAACATTGAACAATTTGTTTTATATTCTTTATCTATGTGAAATCGGTTTTATCGATTCAAACAGTAATTTATCGGTTGAACTAATAAATCAGTGAATCAGTATTTTGACCGGTTTGATCACTAAttcggttcttacaactatgctTATAGATGAATCACACAGTAACGTGGAAATGAATCCAAAATAATTAGCTCGTGTTGGTTGTAACAGAATCTGGTTGAACAATAAATCAACCAGCTCCAAGAAGGGAGCTTGTCTTTCACAAATGATTGGCACCATAAAACTCAAAATCCAATGTCAAAGGCCATCCTTGCTCGAATCAAACCCCGTAACCTCTCCAAAGCCACCACCTTTACGCCGACCCGCTTCAGTCCCTGCATCCACAACCTCGTTATTGACGCTGTTCGAATACTGGCAACCCACGCCCAATGGCAGGACTCCCTTGAGTCTCGCTTTGCAGAATCCGAGGTTCTAGTTTCGGACGTTGCCCATTTCATTCTAGACCGAATACATGACCCCGAACTGGGTTTGAAGTTCTTCGACTGGGCTAACTCGAGACCCTTTTCTTGTTCCCTCGATGGCTTTGCTTATTCCTCTCTTCTTAAACTCCTGGCAAGATTCAGAGTGTTCTCTGAGATCGAGCTGGTTCTGGACAGCATGAAAGTTGGGAACTTGAAGCCTACCCATGAAGCTTTGAACTCTCTGATTCGAGCCTACGGAGATTCTGGGATGGTTGATGCTGCCCTACGGTTATTCTATACAGTGCGGGAAATGCATGGTTGTTTTCCCAGTGTTGTCGCTTCTAATTCGTTGCTGAATTGTTTGGTCAAAAGGGGGAACGTTGAGGTTGCAAGGAAGCTGTATGATGAAATGCTTGTGACAGATGGTGGCACTGGTAAGGTTGTGGATAACTATAGCACCGGGATAGTGGTTAAGGGTCTATGCGGCTTTGGGAAGGTTGAGGAAGGTAGAAGGTTGATTGTAGATAGATGGGGGAAGGGTTGTGTGCCCCATGTTGTGTTCTACAATATGATTATTGATGGGTATTGCAAGAAGGGTGATCTCCAAGCTGCAACTAGAGTGTTCAAGGAACTGAAATTGAAGGGATTTTTGCCAACGTTAGAAACTTATGGTGCTATGATTAACAGTTTATGCAAGGAAGGGGATTTTTTGACAATTGATCAACTTATGAAAGAAATGGCTGAGAGGGGATTGCGTGTGGATATTCAAGTgtataataatattattgatgCTCAATACAAGCACGGTCTGGTGGCAAAAGTATCTGAGACAATGAGAAGGATGGCTGAGATGGGCTGTAAGCCGGATATTACTACTTACAATATTAGGGTTGGAAGGATCAAAGAAGCTGATGAACTTTTAGAGAGGGCAATAGAAAGGGGATTAATGCCTAACAAGTTTAGTTATACGCCTCTTATGCATGCTTATTGCAGAAAAGGGGATTATGTTAAGGCATCAAATATGCTTTTTAAGATTGCCGAAACAGGAGAAAAACCAGACGTGGTTTCGTATGGGGCTTTTATCCATGGAGCCGTTGCTGCCGGGGAAATTGATGTTGCACTTATGGTACGGGTTAAAATGATGGAAAGGGGAGTAATTGCTGATGCCCAAATTTACAATGTCCTGATGAGTAGCCTCTGCAAGAAAGGGAATTTTCCTGCTGCCAAATTGCTACTTTCAGAAATGCTTGACCGAAATGTTCAACCAGATGCATATGTTTATGCCACCTTGGTAGATGGATTAATTAGGAATGGTGAACTTGATGAGGCAAGAAAGCTTTTTGAAGTCATAATTGCAAAGGGTATAGACCCCGGTATTGTTGGGTACAATGCCATGATTAAAGGTTTTTGTAAATTCGGAAAGATGGCAGATGCTCTGTCATGCTTGAATAGGATTAAAAATGCACGTCATGCTCCAGATGAATACACTTATTCCACATTTATAGATGGGTATGTGAAGCAGCATGACTTGCAAAGTGCACTCAAGATGTTTGGGCAGATGGTGAAACAGAACCTCAAGCCAAATGTGGTCACCTACACGTCCTTGATCAATGGATTCTGCAATATAGCAGATTTGGGCAGAGCTGAAAAAGTTTTCGCAGGGATGCAATCTTTCAATTTGCAGCCTAATGTTGTCACATACACTATACTTATAGGGGGATTCTGCAAGACCGCTAAACCTGAAAAGGCAGCAACATTTTTTGAACTTATGCTGACAAATAGTTGTCTCCCAAATGACACAACGTTCCATTATCTGATAAATGGTTTGACAAATAATACAAACGCACTGGTTCTTGTTGAGAAAAATGAGTCTGACAAAGATTGCAGAACCTTGCTATTGGATTTCTTTGCAGTGATGATATCGGATGGATGGAGCCCTGTGATTGCTGCTTATGATTCCATTATTATTTCTCTTTGTAAGCATGGAATGTTTGACACTGCTCAGTTGTTGCAAACAAAGATGCAGAGTAAGGGGTTTCCTATGGATCCTGTATGTTTCAGCGCTCTGCTACATGGGTTATGCCAGAAAGGTAAATCAAAAGAGTGGAGAAATACTATAACTTGCGACATAAGTAAGATTGACCTACAAACTGCTGTTAAGTATTCCCTGATATTAGACAAATACTTGGGTCAAGGTACGCATTCAGAGGCTTCAGTTATTTTGCAGACCTTGATTGATGACTCCAGGGCTTCTGAGCATCCTGTAGAACATGATCTAAAGGTTATAGTAAGATAGGGAACGAGGAAATGTAATATATAAATGTAATATACGGGGAGTTAGAATTTCAAAAAAGATGACCCTTCCATATTTTTTATCCGGATTCTGCCATGCTTGAGGACAGCATCCATGAAAGAAACGATGCAGGTTTTTCattctataattatttttatgaagaGGGTGTTTAGTTCACTCCGTGATATGAATTGAAGCTTGGGATGTGGCTACCTGTAAAAGCAGAGTCTGCAATATATACTGGCACTTTATGATTGATCATAGGCATTGTTCTCTTAGTTAAAGCTTCAGGTACATTTGGCAGTTCACTAGTTAAATTTGAACGTTTCCTATAAATTGCACCTGGCTCTTTTCCATCTTAGATTGGCAGCTACTTGGTTAATAGTCAGTTGGTCACTCATGGATGGTGAATATCTCAAATACTTtagaaaataaatttgaaatttcTGATTTTTCATAGAAATGGTAATTTGGCAAGTACATTTGCCAATGGCCACTGAAACGTGCTGTGATGTTATGTGCACTATCAAGTTTATGTTTATTACATTGAATTCAACTGGATACCCTTAATGTGTATATGAGATACTTGATTCTTTATTTGTGCATACCGTTAATGTGATCTTTGATTTACAATGCCCAGCAATGTCAACTGGATAGATAAGAAAAGGTTTCCCGTATGGAACATCAACATTCGCAAACCCAGGGAAAGAACAAGCAGTTTTCCAAGCTTCTAGGAATGACTAAAAACAAGGTAAAGAGATGGTTACCAAATATGGAATAGGGTTGAAAGAAAACAACTTTGAGATTACCTGGGTGTCATTATGAAGGCCATCCCCTTTAGCAGCAAAATCAACGACAGAAATGACCCGTCGAGATCTGGGTCGAGTTCGGGTTCTGGTTCTGGTAAAGGTGGAACGTGGCAGCTGGATAAGAGGGTCAAAGGCTTCTGCGCGTTCGGTGAGATATTGAGTGACAAGTATTGTTACCACATGAATGAAGATAACGATTGTTGTTTTTGAGGATGAACAATATCCCAGGTTCTTCATTCTCTGTCAGATTCAGGCCATTCTTGGTTTCCAATCATTCACTCAGAAATCAGAATCTAAGACTACCGACATTTTGTTAATTGTTACACAAGAGTTTAGATGAGGCCCAAACCTGCTTTTTAAGATCACACTACATAATTCACTTGGGCAATGATTGGAGTTGTTATTAAAAGGAAATCATTGATTAGTGTTGgttaaataaaactaattaatacTAATATAGTTCCTTTAGAAGACAAATGGAAATATAGGTGTTATATTTGGCTTGTGCCCAATACTCGTGAAAGACGAAAGTTCCTTACTATGTACTCTCACAATCTTCACTTATTATTTTTAGTCCATACATGATACAAGTCCTGCTACTCTTTTTTTGGTTCTCTTGAAATTTCCTTCTTGTTTTACTTGTGCTTCTCTCCTGCCTTGTATAAGATGCATGAAATATTGCCTACAAATccctcacttttttttttatgagtGGTTATGGATCTCTGAAGAGGAGAAAAAGACCAAATAAATTTGGGTTGCATTTATTGGGCCTATTTGGGTTGAAGATCCGTTGTAACTCAGGTCTCCAAAAATCTAAAAGCATAAAAAGATTACATTGTTACCAAAAAAGGATTACATTTACTGTCTTTTTGGTGTAGTTGCGTTTCCACAAGGGAAATAGCCATGTGATTTAAACTAAAAAGCCAACATAAAAGCGTGGGTTATGTAACCCCACACCATTGTGTATGTTTGCTTATAGCTTATTGCTGATAAATGATAGTTATAATAGAAAAAATGGGTGGAACTATGAATGTCTTCAAACTTCCATCAacattttttgtttctttatacaatctcttttttgtttctttcttgatccCATGAACATAATAATCTAATAAATAAATCTATCATTACTTNNNNNNNNNNNNNNNNNNNNNNNNNNNNNNNNNNNNNNNNNNNNNNNNNNNNNNNNNNNNNNNNNNNNNNNNNNNNNNNNNNNNNNNNNNNNNNNNNNNNNNNNNNNNNNNNNNNNNNNNNNNNNNNNNNNNNNNNNNNNNNNNNNNNNNNNNNNNNNNNNNNNNNNNNNNNNNNNNNNNNNNNNNNNNNNNNNNNNNNNNNNNNNNNNNNNNNNNNNNNNNNNNNNNNNNNNNNNNNNNNNNNNNNNNNNNNNNNNNNNNNNNNNNNNNNNNNNNNNNNNNNNNNNNNNNNNNNNNNNNNNNNNNNNNNNNNNNNNNNNNNNNNNNNNNNNNNNNNNNNNNNNNNNNNNNNNNNNNNNNNNNNNNNNNNNNNNNNNNNNNNNNNNNNNNNNNNNNNNNNNNNNNNNNNNNNNNNNNNNNNNNNNNNNNNNNNNNNNNNNNNNNNNNNNNNNNNNNNNNNNNNNNNNNNNNNNNNNNNNNNNNNNNNNNNNNNNNNNNNNNNNNNNNNNNNNNNNNNNNNNNNNNNNNNNNNNNNNNNNNNNNNNNNNNNNNNNNNNNNNNNNNNNNNNNNNNNNNNNNNNNNNNNNNNNNNNNNNNNNNNNNNNNNNNNNNNNNNNNNNNNNNNNNNNNNNNNNNNNNNNNNNNNNNNNNNNNNNNNNNNNNNNNNNNNNNNNNNNNNNNNNNNNNNNNNNNNNNNNNNNNNNNNNNNNNNNNNNNNNNNNNNNNNNNNNNNNNNNNNNNNNNNNNNNNNNNNNNNNNNNNNNNNNNNNNNNNNNNNNNNNNNNNNNNNNNNNNNNNNNNNNNNNNNNNNNNNNNNNNNNNNNNNNNNNNNNNNNNNNNNNNNNNNNNNNNNNNNNNNNNNNNNNNNNNNNNNNNNNNNNNNNNNNNNNNNNNNNNNNNNNNNNNNNNNNNNNNNNNNNNNNNNNNNNNNNNNNNNNNNNNNNNNNNNNNNNNNNNNNNNNNNNNNNNNNNNNNNNNNNNNNNNNNNNNNNNNNNNNNNNNNNNNNNNNNNNNNNNNNNNNNNNNNNNNNNNNNNNNNNNNNNNNNNNNNNNNNNNNNNNNNNNNNNNNNNNNNNNNNNNNNNNNNNNNNNNNNNNNNNNNNNNNNNNNNNNNNNNNNNNNNNNNNNNNNNNNNNNNNNNNNNNNNNNNNNNNNNNNNNNNNNNNNNNNNNNNNNNNNNNNNNNNNNNNNNNNNNNNNNNNNNNNNNNNNNNNNNNNNNNNNNNNNNNNNNNNNNNNNNNNNNNNNNNNNNNNNNNNNNNNNNNNNNNNNNNNNNNNNNN from Arachis ipaensis cultivar K30076 chromosome B09, Araip1.1, whole genome shotgun sequence includes these protein-coding regions:
- the LOC107618574 gene encoding probable polygalacturonase At1g80170 isoform X3; the protein is MKNLGYCSSSKTTIVIFIHVVTILVTQYLTERAEAFDPLIQLPRSTFTRTRTRTRPRSRRVISVVDFAAKGDGLHNDTQILGTIVAPKDPAVWNGLNQRKWLYFHGVNHLTVEGGGSINGMGHEWWARSCKTNSTIPCHPAPTALTFHKCKNLKVKNLTLLNSQQMHLAFTSCMRVVASHLRVLAPPSSPNTDGVHISVCKGVEVRDTLIRTGDDCISIVRNSSRVWIRNITCGPGHGISIGSLGKSNVWEKAQDIYVNGAYLSNTDNGVRIKTWQGGAGFASKITFQNILMENVSNPIIIDQYYCDSPKPCKNQTSAVKVESISFINVQGTSATKEAIKFACSDTSPCEGLYLENISIVSASCSFIGNTSSYCWQAYGSTQGFVYPPSCLLSNDNFIKQRVSLGSKPAAESI
- the LOC107618574 gene encoding probable polygalacturonase At1g80170 isoform X1, coding for MKNLGYCSSSKTTIVIFIHVVTILVTQYLTERAEAFDPLIQLPRSTFTRTRTRTRPRSRRVISVVDFAAKGDGLHNDTQSFLEAWKTACSFPGFANVDVPYGKTFLIYPVDIAGHCKSKITLRVCTNKESNLSYTHVNLSICIDYTHTYVKLFIYLMFLKILGTIVAPKDPAVWNGLNQRKWLYFHGVNHLTVEGGGSINGMGHEWWARSCKTNSTIPCHPAPTALTFHKCKNLKVKNLTLLNSQQMHLAFTSCMRVVASHLRVLAPPSSPNTDGVHISVCKGVEVRDTLIRTGDDCISIVRNSSRVWIRNITCGPGHGISIGSLGKSNVWEKAQDIYVNGAYLSNTDNGVRIKTWQGGAGFASKITFQNILMENVSNPIIIDQYYCDSPKPCKNQTSAVKVESISFINVQGTSATKEAIKFACSDTSPCEGLYLENISIVSASCSFIGNTSSYCWQAYGSTQGFVYPPSCLLSNDNFIKQRVSLGSKPAAESI
- the LOC107618574 gene encoding probable polygalacturonase At1g80170 isoform X2, whose translation is MKNLGYCSSSKTTIVIFIHVVTILVTQYLTERAEAFDPLIQLPRSTFTRTRTRTRPRSRRVISVVDFAAKGDGLHNDTQSFLEAWKTACSFPGFANVDVPYGKTFLIYPVDIAGHCKSKITLRILGTIVAPKDPAVWNGLNQRKWLYFHGVNHLTVEGGGSINGMGHEWWARSCKTNSTIPCHPAPTALTFHKCKNLKVKNLTLLNSQQMHLAFTSCMRVVASHLRVLAPPSSPNTDGVHISVCKGVEVRDTLIRTGDDCISIVRNSSRVWIRNITCGPGHGISIGSLGKSNVWEKAQDIYVNGAYLSNTDNGVRIKTWQGGAGFASKITFQNILMENVSNPIIIDQYYCDSPKPCKNQTSAVKVESISFINVQGTSATKEAIKFACSDTSPCEGLYLENISIVSASCSFIGNTSSYCWQAYGSTQGFVYPPSCLLSNDNFIKQRVSLGSKPAAESI
- the LOC107614612 gene encoding pentatricopeptide repeat-containing protein At1g52620-like — encoded protein: MSKAILARIKPRNLSKATTFTPTRFSPCIHNLVIDAVRILATHAQWQDSLESRFAESEVLVSDVAHFILDRIHDPELGLKFFDWANSRPFSCSLDGFAYSSLLKLLARFRVFSEIELVLDSMKVGNLKPTHEALNSLIRAYGDSGMVDAALRLFYTVREMHGCFPSVVASNSLLNCLVKRGNVEVARKLYDEMLVTDGGTGKVVDNYSTGIVVKGLCGFGKVEEGRRLIVDRWGKGCVPHVVFYNMIIDGYCKKGDLQAATRVFKELKLKGFLPTLETYGAMINSLCKEGDFLTIDQLMKEMAERGLRVDIQVYNNIIDAQYKHGLVAKVSETMRRMAEMGCKPDITTYNIRVGRIKEADELLERAIERGLMPNKFSYTPLMHAYCRKGDYVKASNMLFKIAETGEKPDVVSYGAFIHGAVAAGEIDVALMVRVKMMERGVIADAQIYNVLMSSLCKKGNFPAAKLLLSEMLDRNVQPDAYVYATLVDGLIRNGELDEARKLFEVIIAKGIDPGIVGYNAMIKGFCKFGKMADALSCLNRIKNARHAPDEYTYSTFIDGYVKQHDLQSALKMFGQMVKQNLKPNVVTYTSLINGFCNIADLGRAEKVFAGMQSFNLQPNVVTYTILIGGFCKTAKPEKAATFFELMLTNSCLPNDTTFHYLINGLTNNTNALVLVEKNESDKDCRTLLLDFFAVMISDGWSPVIAAYDSIIISLCKHGMFDTAQLLQTKMQSKGFPMDPVCFSALLHGLCQKGKSKEWRNTITCDISKIDLQTAVKYSLILDKYLGQGTHSEASVILQTLIDDSRASEHPVEHDLKVIVR